A genome region from Arachis duranensis cultivar V14167 chromosome 6, aradu.V14167.gnm2.J7QH, whole genome shotgun sequence includes the following:
- the LOC110273061 gene encoding F-box protein At2g35280-like, whose product MRSINKNMQRPMFKKKSRSSSSSTIKSLPKELLVEIVASVASHSFVDLHKVKKSCKDLLEAAEDNYVYRRVSLDKLSFIPRSSNDKELLFLKRCKENQNTESLYREGLRECLGNENAEGLRLLDMAAKEGHKEAKYVYGMILLCSSRQDEKLIELGLRHLRFLRESKCVVKTRKKVEEFVRIIIWKNKGMVISRINRKLLLCPFKNTCKGWRVKKGRWTLHDDDDDDIVIDSCEYCRWDYELKFFYRLMNIN is encoded by the coding sequence ATGAGAAGCATAAACAAGAACATGCAAAGACCAATGTTTAAGAAGAAGAGTAGATCATCCTCTTCTTCAACCATAAAATCACTCCCGAAAGAATTATTGGTGGAGATAGTTGCAAGTGTAGCCTCTCATTCATTCGTTGACCTCCACAAGGTGAAGAAGAGTTGCAAGGATCTTCTTGAAGCTGCGGAAGACAACTATGTTTATCGACGAGTCTCTCTGGATAAACTCTCCTTCATTCCAAGGTCTTCCAACGATAAAGAATTGTTATTCTTAAAGCGTTGCAAAGAGAATCAAAACACAGAGAGCTTGTATAGAGAAGGGTTGCGAGAATGCTTAGGGAATGAGAACGCAGAAGGTCTTAGACTTTTGGATATGGCGGCTAAAGAGGGTCATAAAGAAGCAAAATATGTGTACGGCATGATCTTGTTGTGTTCATCAAGACAAGATGAAAAGTTGATCGAATTAGGATTACGGCATTTGCGTTTCTTGAGAGAGTCTAAGTGTGTTGtaaaaacaaggaaaaaggtagaagaattcgtTAGAATAATAATATGGAAAAACAAGGGAATGGTTATTAGTAGGATAAATAGAAAATTACTTTTGTGTCCCTTCAAGAACACATGCAAAGGATGGAGAGTGAAAAAAGGACGATGGACACTACATGATGATGACGACGATGATATTGTTATTGACTCGTGTGAATATTGTAGATGGGATTAcgagttaaaatttttttataggttGATGAACATCAATTAG